In a genomic window of Gigantopelta aegis isolate Gae_Host chromosome 9, Gae_host_genome, whole genome shotgun sequence:
- the LOC121381874 gene encoding uncharacterized protein LOC121381874 isoform X1: protein MAHLYEQVLSIVTKPPEERQEKEIQRIVYWFRKKSELFKDLKEEIILDILKNCQFTPCNRDDIIIRQGEKGDCFYIILTGSVAIYINTNLYDEDPEDDVRVRVREKKPSFSAMKPLNIGKGLSVQNLDRTKYGNYIGRIAAGKSFGELALIRTDSVRNATIIANELTHLLVVNRDLYNRSLLTYQAHEYEKKKTFVDNYPLFQHWQPKYKKMMAMSLVKSNLKFEDVIIKQTNPVEGLYFVISGQVKVVIDASLHSEQYPDLYPKSNVADLEKEKARDILRKEMSLQSLKTVDKKSTFQRKLPQHESKKENQRYIELCLLGAVEIIGDLELMLGLPTYAETIICTQEAEIFFLGLKNYDRLIEKRNPLTIDIMRNILHTKLTLHFQRLSEDKLPLFRFFLYTLDEKERTNKMRDSHQSSSCSKSGTCYTSIDSLRRGPLVNLFGPGSVFYIIRMREKERKRRAAMRHQDRRGVGGGGGGPSTAATAVAAATAGVGAGAAGAGVKDGGSPSHLLNQGKRNLFDDMARGLIPSIDIDTSILDTFQNQREFATASMTSRSAPAESAAPNSAEYEYGHSERMDSVKLAEERGRCEWCDELQLTVGDQALSELEDRIQAWYNSFGDSVARVERTVNKPVKLHRFQVEDESLKPKPGNKVYVRGRYRAKSVGVDSSRDLLASSVKFSKSHCGTTRSDMRIAPVADWTRFGARPNAGETLREIKSRQSRSECSRRSQFPISFKKNDQKRQYTLEEYLALKEELRRRQRAYKSFLPMKTSTF, encoded by the exons ATGGCCCACTTGTACGAACAGGTGCTCAGCATCGTCACGAAGCCGCCGGAGGAAAGACAGGAAAAGGAAATACAGCGAATCGTTTACTGGTTTCGGAAAAAGTCGGAACTCTTCAAAGATCTCAAAGAAG aaatcATTCTGGATATTTTGAAGAACTGCCAATTCACCCCGTGTAACCGAGACGATATCATCATACGGCAGGGCGAGAAAGGAGACTG TTTTTACATCATACTCACGGGTAGTGTTGCTATCTACATCAACACGAACCTGTACGATGAAGACCCGGAGGACGACGTTCGGGTGAGGGTCAGGGAGAAGAAGCCGTCGTTCTCCGCCATGAAGCCGCTGAATATCGGCAAGGGACTTTCAGTGCAGAATCTCGACAGAACCAAGTACGGAAATTACATCGGCAGAATAG CCGCCGGTAAGTCTTTCGGCGAGCTAGCACTGATCAGGACCGATTCGGTCCGGAATGCTACGATCATCGCCAACGAACTGACGCACCTTCTCGTTGTGAATCGTGACCTGTACAACCGGTCGCTGCTTACCTACCAGGCGCACGAAtacgaaaaaaagaagaccTTCGTCGACAACTACCCGCTGTTTCAGCACTGGCAGCCCAAGTATAAGAAGATGATGGCCATGAGTCTTGTGAAAAGCAATCTCAAGTTCGAGGACGTCATCATAAAGCAAACGAATCCAGTAGAGGgactttattttgttattag tGGGCAGGTTAAGGTTGTGATTGATGCAAGCTTACATTCAGAACAATATCCAGATCTTTATCCCAAATCAAATGTCGCGGATCTAGAAAAGGAGAAAGCTAGGGACATTCTAAGGAA agaAATGAGCTTACAGAGTTTGAAAACGGTAGACAAAAAATCAACATTTCAGAGAAAGCTTCCTCAACAtgaatcaaagaaagaaaatcaACGATACATCGAACTTTGTCTTCTAGGAGCTGTAGAAATAATAG GCGATTTGGAACTGATGTTGGGTTTACCGACTTACGCAGAAACGATCATCTGCACACAAGAAGCTGAAATCTTTTTCCTAGGCTTGAAAAACTACGACAGACTCATCGAAAAACGAAATCCTCTAACCATAGACATAATGAGAAACATACTACACACGAAACTAACGCTGCACTTCCAGCGCCTGAGCGAAGATAAGCTACCGCTATTTCGGTTCTTCCTCTACACCCTGGACGAGAAGGAAAGGACAAACAAAATGAGAGACTCCCACCAGTCTTCGAGTTGCTCCAAGTCTGGCACGTGCTACACTTCCATAGACAGTCTGAGGAGGGGGCCGCTCGTGAACCTGTTCGGTCCCGGGAGCGTGTTCTACATCATTCGAATGcgagaaaaggaaagaaagaggcGAGCGGCCATGCGTCACCAGGATCGCAGAGgagtaggaggaggaggaggaggaccTAGTACTGCAGCTACCGCCGTCGCTGCTGCTACCGCTGGTGTTGGTGCTGGAGCTGCCGGGGCTGGGGTAAAGGACGGTGGGTCTCCGTCTCACCTTCTCAATCAGGGCAAGAGAAACCTATTCGACGACATGGCAAGGGGATTAATCCCCTCCATTGACATCGACACGTCCATTTTGGATACCTTCCAGAATCAGCGGGAGTTCGCCACTGCGTCGATGACGTCTAGATCGGCTCCTGCCGAGAGCGCTGCTCCGAACTCGGCCGAGTACGAGTACGGCCACTCGGAGAGGATGGATTCGGTGAAGCTGGCGGAAGAGAGAGGGCGGTGCGAGTGGTGTGACGAGCTGCAACTGACGGTCGGGGACCAGGCCCTGTCCGAGCTGGAGGACCGCATACAGGCCTGGTACAACAGCTTCGGGGACTCCGTGGCCAGGGTGGAGAGAACGGTCAACAAACCCGTCAAACTGCACAGATTCCAGGTTGAG GATGAAAGCCTTAAACCGAAACCTGGTAACAAAGTGTACGTCCGAGGACGATACCGCGCCAAAAGTGTCGGTGTAGACTCGTCCCGCGACCTGCTAGCATCATCAGTCAAATTCAGCAAATCACATTGCGGGACCACGCGATCTGACATGAG GATAGCTCCCGTCGCAGACTGGACTCGTTTTGGCGCTCGCCCCAATGCTGGTGAAACACTCAGAG